Proteins from one Catenuloplanes atrovinosus genomic window:
- a CDS encoding polysaccharide deacetylase family protein, whose translation MDRQAMGLTLTANGFVPTVRPGALAVAATRPVIRGYVALTFDDGPSAGTGVVLNILAEAQARATFFFVGGGVETDWRYASRAALAGHAIGNHSYSHPDLAAIPLKDAAVELGRTQAAITRYTGAVPMLGRPPFGSANEDVVRLFREYGVEPVLWAYNPEDNAGQAAAAIGAAVLGAVRDGDIVLLHCAQRETQRMLPELISGLRARGLEPGRIEITGEYQERNHSYARAVAW comes from the coding sequence ATGGATCGGCAGGCGATGGGGCTCACCCTCACCGCCAACGGCTTCGTGCCCACGGTACGCCCGGGCGCGCTCGCCGTGGCGGCCACACGTCCGGTGATCCGCGGGTACGTCGCGCTCACCTTCGACGACGGGCCGAGCGCGGGGACCGGGGTGGTGCTCAACATCCTGGCCGAGGCGCAGGCGCGGGCCACGTTCTTCTTCGTGGGTGGCGGCGTGGAGACGGACTGGCGGTACGCGAGCCGGGCCGCGCTGGCCGGGCACGCGATCGGCAACCACAGCTACAGCCATCCCGACCTGGCCGCGATCCCGCTCAAGGACGCGGCCGTGGAGCTCGGGCGCACCCAGGCCGCGATCACCCGGTACACCGGCGCGGTGCCGATGCTCGGGCGGCCGCCGTTCGGCAGCGCCAACGAGGACGTGGTCAGGCTGTTCCGCGAGTACGGCGTGGAGCCGGTGCTGTGGGCGTACAACCCGGAGGACAACGCGGGTCAGGCCGCGGCGGCGATCGGCGCCGCGGTGCTGGGTGCGGTCCGGGACGGCGACATCGTGCTGCTGCACTGCGCGCAGCGCGAGACGCAGCGGATGCTGCCGGAGCTGATCAGCGGGCTGCGGGCACGCGGCCTGGAGCCGGGCCGGATCGAGATCACCGGCGAGTACCAGGAGCGCAACCACAGCTACGCCCGCGCCGTCGCCTGGTGA